One segment of Triticum aestivum cultivar Chinese Spring chromosome 2A, IWGSC CS RefSeq v2.1, whole genome shotgun sequence DNA contains the following:
- the LOC123184490 gene encoding uncharacterized protein yields the protein MNTEFYSVYDVPIDQLLGVPPDESDLHGCWEGFGAKGGQLAAPYFPSTHDETPDATSPETEWADHTVDGFEANGGQLAAPHCPSTHDEAPDATPPETECATHTADGPESGWRRKRGPRKRRVLLCTDQSWHLGNHFGQTSHRTNNSHWTPEEVATLVDGVEDCGVARWSAMKKKWFPTSVRTASNLKDKWRNLLESYTGNAERSCYLHLDKKLIERIKKAALNNPYPKPRCTDE from the exons ATGAACACCGAATTCTATTCAGTGTATGACGTGCCGATCGACCAGCTGCTCGGAGTACCACCTGACGAGAGTGACCTCCACGGATGTTGGGAAG GCTTTGGAGCCAAGGGAGGCCAACTTGCAGCTCCCTATTTTCCTTCTACTCACGATGAGACGCCAGATGCCACATCGCCAGAGACGGAGTGGGCCGATCATACAGTGGATG GCTTTGAAGCCAATGGAGGCCAACTTGCAGCTCCCCACTGTCCTTCTACCCACGATGAGGCGCCAGACGCCACGCCACCGGAGACGGAGTGCGCCACTCATACAGCAGATGGACCAGAGAGCGGCTGGAGGCGCAAGAGAGGCCCTCGCAAGAGAAGGGTGCTGTTGTGCACAGATCAATCTTGGCATCTGGGTAACCATTTTGGG CAAACATCACATAGAACCAACAATAGCCACTGGACACCTGAAGAGGTAGCTACGCTGGTGGATGGCGTCGAAGATTGCGGGGTTGCACGGTGGTCTGCGATGAAGAAGAAATGGTTTCCAACGTCGGTCCGAACTGCGAGCAATCTCAAG GATAAGTGGAGAAATCTCCTGGAATCATACACG GGAAATGCCGAAAGAAGCTGCTATCTGCATCTTGACAAGAAGCTGATCGAACGAATCAAAAAGGCAGCACTCAACAACCCGTATCCGAAACCAAGGTGCACTGATGAATGA